The Apium graveolens cultivar Ventura chromosome 6, ASM990537v1, whole genome shotgun sequence genome contains a region encoding:
- the LOC141664542 gene encoding uncharacterized protein LOC141664542, with product MSSDRRWMNERFDARNNITEEYKLGVQNFIRVALKGDVDSKGRIRCPCKECGNIWYKLPDNVTYDLYRHGIMESYTRWIFHGEKDSSGVEGETCRDDDMYDAHDMLRDFADAHENFGNGEEEPNATAKNFYDMLDGASEPLYPNCSSSTTLSFVNKLLYFKNKHGCSNKGFDELLQLIGSVFPENHNLPETYYDVKKMISGLNMGYEKIDACENDCMLFYKENTDGDEWKAFDARFPRFAKEARNIRLGLSSDGFDPFRDPLARDYTVWPVVMVVYNLPPSMCMKAPYMFMPLIIPGPTDPTKDLHVYLRPLIDELKMLWHTGVETYDRSSRTNFQTRAALIWTISDFPALAMLSGWSTKGKLSCHVCSGDVKGFQLKNGGKTSFFGTARYFLEPGDPLRNSTKFGKREVRSVTARHSGTRAKTTCDLIQFPPPGKLTKRRPRDYGVAHNWTHYSPFFELPYWETLNLRHNIDVMHTEKNVFENIFYTMLNDKNKTKDNLKARHDCEELGIRRELWTPDGKTMPPAPYALVREQVDKLLGWILTLKLLDGYVSNISRCVNLEKHTIQRMKSHDCHIFMQKLLPIVCRDLLPRQVGDAIIELSNFFQDLCSSTLRYSDLLKMEKDVVRIMSKFETIYIPGFFDPMEHLPLHLATECKLGGPVTYRWMYPFERFLHGLKMKVRNKAYPEGSMAERYIEEECVHFCSLYFESEIEAVHNQLRRFEAPKKCIDPNLLSVYTHPTKPIVRKGHRILSVDEDRLIKYYVLINTPEVAKYLSEFHKLVHKQYPEFDDVANERFQKDRFTNWFEKRVADYPKLKQKFKDLIRGPMRDVDIYNGCHCNGYKFGCAKSNERTSPNSGVLVIGTSYKESFQNNYGRLEEILELHYHNGHKVVLFKCHWFDHTTHVKVDRNRMTTVDIRSTLNAEDVFILASQAHQVYYAQSISSAKSPWYTVLTTKSRFVNEEVASKKSSLSNDDALQNDVSNASSSHVEPVVIHDPKNFFIDLRFVENDYSMDDYNEEQDNNKDEYVNVDDEESESDDDMP from the exons ATGTCATCCGATCGAAGATGGATGAATGAGAGGTTCGATGCAAGAAATAATATAACGGAGGAATACAAACTTGGTGTACAAAATTTTATTAGAGTTGCTTTAAAAGGGGATGTTGATTCAAAGGGGAGGATAAGATGTCCATGTAAAGAGTGTGGAAATATATGGTATAAGTTACCTGATAATGTAACTTATGATTTGTATCGACACGGCATTATGGAGTCATACACTAGATGGATTTTTCATGGTGAGAAGGATAGCTCCGGTGTTGAAGGCGAGACTTGTAGAGATGATGATATGTATGATGCGCATGACATGCTTAGAGACTTTGCAGATGCACATGAAAATTTTGGGAATGGTGAGGAGGAACCCAATGCAACAGCAAAAAACTTTTATGATATGTTGGATGGTGCTTCTGAACCACTTTATCCAAATTGCTCTAGTTCTACCACTTTATCATTCGTGAACAAGTTGTTGTATTTTAAGAACAAACATGGTTGTAGTAATAAGGGGTTTGATGAGTTACTTCAACTTATTGGATCAGTTTTTCCCGAGAACCACAATCTACCCGAGACCTATTATGATGTGAAAAAGATGATAAGTGGATTGAATATGGGATACGAAAAGATTGATGCTTGTGAGAATGATTGCATGTTATTTTACAAGGAAAACA CAGATGGAGATGAATGGAAAGCCTTTGATGCTAGATTTCCGAGGTTTGCAAAAGAGGCACGGAATATCAGACTTGGCCTTTCTAGTGATGGATTTGACCCATTTCGTGATCCACTAGCAAGGGATTACACTGTATGGCCTGTGGTTATGGTTGTTTATAACCTTCCACCATCTATGTGCATGAAAGCTCCATACATGTTCATGCCTCTCATTATTCCCGGTCCCACTGATCCTACAAAAGACCTACATGTTTATCTCCGTCCGTTAATTGATGAACTGAAGATGTTATGGCATACAGGGGTGGAGACATATGATAGGTCATCACGCACAAATTTTCAGACGAGGGCAGCACTAATATGGACGATTAGCGACTTTCCAGCACTTGCAATGTTAAGTGGATGGTCAACAAAGGGTAAAttatcatgtcatgtatgtaGTGGAGACGTTAAAGGCTTTCAACTCAAGAATGGTGGTAAAACTTCTTTCTTTGGCACTGCTCGATATTTTTTGGAACCGGGTGATCCTTTGAGGAATAGCACAAAGTTTGGAAAACGAGAGGTACGATCTGTTACAGCTCGACATTCGGGAACAAGGGCAAAGACTACATGTGATCTTATACAGTTTCCTCCTCCGGGAAAGTTAACCAAAAGAAGACCCAGGGATTATGGTGTGGCTCATAATTGGACTCATTATTCTCCATTTTTTGAGCTCCCGTATTGGGAGACACTTAATCTTCGACACAATATTGATGTCATGCACACCGAAAAGAATGTGTTTGAAAACATATTCTACACAATGCTGAATGATAAGAACAAGACAAAAGATAACTTAAAAGCAAGGCATGATTGTGAGGAACTTGGTATTAGGCGTGAGTTGTGGACTCCGGATGGGAAGACAATGCCACCTGCTCCATATGCACTCGTGAGGGAACAAGTTGATAAGTTGTTAGGCTGGATTCTAACACTTAAACTTCTGGATGGGTATGTTTCAAATATATCTAGGTGTGTGAATCTTGAAAAACATACTATTCAGAGGATGAAATCACATGACTGTCATATTTTTATGCAAAAATTGTTGCCCATTGTTTGTCGTGACTTGCTACCAAGACAAGTTGGTGATGCCATTATTGAGTTGTCTAACTTCTTTCAAGATCTGTGCTCATCTACCTTGAGATACTCTGATTTGTTAAAAATGGAGAAAGATGTAGTGAGGATCATGTCTAAGTTCGAAACCATTTATATTCCTGGTTTCTTTGACCCGATGGAGCATTTGCCGCTACATTTAGCTACTGAGTGTAAGTTGGGTGGTCctgttacatatagatggatgtATCCTTTTGAAAGATTCTTGCATGGATTGAAGATGAAAGTAAGGAACAAAGCATATCCGGAGGGTTCAATGGCTGAACGCTACATCGAAGAGGAGTGTGTGCACTTTTGCTCACTATATTTTGAAtctgaaattgaagcagtgcaTAATCAGCTCCGTCGTTTTGAGGCACCTAAAAAGTGCATTGATCCCAACTTGTTAAGTGTTTACACACATCCCACGAAACCCATTGTAAGAAAAGGACATAGAATCTTGAGTGTGGATGAAGATAGACTTATCAAATACTATGTTCTTATTAATACACCGGAGGTTGCAAAGTACTTGAG TGAATTTCACAAGTTGGTGCACAAACAATACCCCGAATTTGATGATGTAGCAAATGAAAGATTTCAAAAAGATCGATTCACAAATTGGTTTGAAAAAAGG GTAGCGGATTATCCAAAACTCAAACAAAAATTTAAGGATTTGATAAGGGGTCCAATGCGTGACGTTGATATTTATAATGGTTGCCATTGCAATGGTTATAAATTTGGATGTGCAAAGTCTAATGAACGCACTTCACCAAATTCCGGTGTGCTTGTTATTG GAACTTCTTATAAGGAGAGTTTTCAAAACAATTATGGTCGACTTGAAGAAATTCTTGAGCTTCACTACCATAATGGACATAAAGTTGTATTATTCAAATGTCATTGGTTTGATCATACAACACATGTCAAAGTGGATAGAAATAGGATGACTACGGTGGACATTAGATCAACGTTAAATGCCGAAGATGTGTTCATTTTGGCGAGTCAAGCTCATCAAGTTTATTATGCTCAAAGTATTTCAAGTGCAAAATCACCATGGTACACGGTTTTAACAACGAAAAGTCGTTTTGTCAATGAAGAAGTGGCATCAAAGAAGAGCTCGCTCTCAAATGACGATGCTTTACAAAATGATGTTTCAAATGCTTCATCATCTCACGTCGAACCGGTGGTTATTCATGATCCTAAGAATTTTTTTATTGACTTGAGGTTTGTTGAGAATGATTACTCCATGGATGACTACAATGAAGAACAAGATAATAATAAGGACGAATACGTGAATGTTGATGATGAAGAAAGTGAGAGCGATGATGATATGCCTTAG